The Trachemys scripta elegans isolate TJP31775 chromosome 6, CAS_Tse_1.0, whole genome shotgun sequence genome includes a window with the following:
- the LOC117879603 gene encoding cyclin-dependent kinase 4 inhibitor B-like, whose product MQAGAVAADGGRDLLANAAAQGDVQGVRLLLEAGMNPNTVNSFGRTPLQVMMMGNTQVAELLLQRGADPNRPDPRTGSLPVHDAAREGFLDTLVALHRGGARLDLRDKSGRLPIDLAVESGHQQVVSYLRAQPARNAAPPQA is encoded by the exons ATGCAGGCGGGGGCTGTAGCTGCAGACGGCGGGAGGGACCTTCTGGCTAACGCAGCGGCTCAGGGGGACGTGCAGGGGGTGCGGCTGCTGCTAGAAGCCGGGATGAACCCCAACACTGTTAATTCCTTCGGCAGGACCCCCCTTCAG GTCATGATGATGGGAAACACCCAGGTggcggagctgctgctgcagagaggagCGGATCCCAACCGCCCGGACCCGCGCACCGGCTCCCTCCCAGTGCACGATGCGGCGCGAGAAGGTTTCCTGGACACCCTTGTGGCGCTGCACCGAGGCGGGGCTCGGTTGGATCTGCGGGACAAATCGGGCCGCCTCCCCATTGACCTAGCAGTAGAAAGCGGGCATCAGCAAGTGGTCAGCTACCTCCGAGCCCAGCCTGCAAGGAATGCCGCTCCGCCCCAGGCATAG
- the LOC117879102 gene encoding cyclin-dependent kinase 4 inhibitor B-like, whose translation MGQSGANDMASAAALGDLEKVRELLDLRADPNAVNSYDRTPIQVMMMGNTQVAELLLQRGADPNRPDPRTGSLPVHDAAREGFLDTLVALHRGGARLDLRDKSGRLPIDLAVESGHQQVVSYLRAQPARNAGRVASSLRGSALLSHTKH comes from the exons ATGGGCCAGTCCGGGGCCAACGACATGGCCAGCGCCGCTGCCTTAGGGGATTTGGAGAAGGTGAGGGAGCTGCTGGACCTGAGGGCGGACCCCAATGCAGTCAATTCCTACGACAGGACGCCGATCCAG GTCATGATGATGGGAAACACCCAGGTggcggagctgctgctgcagagaggagCGGATCCCAACCGCCCGGACCCGCGCACCGGCTCCCTCCCAGTGCACGATGCGGCGCGAGAAGGTTTCCTGGACACCCTTGTGGCGCTGCACCGAGGCGGGGCTCGGTTGGATCTGCGGGACAAATCGGGCCGCCTCCCCATTGACCTAGCTGTAGAAAGCGGGCATCAGCAAGTGGTCAGCTACCTCCGAGCCCAGCCTGCAAGGAATGCCGGGCGGGTGGCCAGCTCCCTGCGGGGCTCTGCCCTGCTCAGCCACACAAAGCACTGA